One region of Microbacterium sp. M28 genomic DNA includes:
- a CDS encoding LCP family protein has translation MTIAAPRAGFAARPIIETRPMRNPDLSDSGFMARRGWWLVVLNVLVPGSAQVLAGNRRLGRFALGATLIGWLLVIIAVGLALFARPTFLWLTVGAGWVSTILLTLVQAALVGYLVLWIVLTIDTLRLVRLVKVSTVSRFGIPIAMLVILGLVSSGTAYAATVVGSSRDTLGSIFTMSGPSLPPSDGYYNILLLGADSGEGRDSMRYDSISVVSVNADSGAVTITGIPRDMPGFPFAEGPMRDKYPDGHESHDDETCGWGSGINQLRTEVEVCGDGAQLYPDAEANGSEPGIEATKDAAEGILGIEIPYYVFIDMNGFANLIDALGGVKVTVDQRLPKGGGPSYTGEPAEDWAIGWIEPGEQTMNGDTAQWYARSRYTTNDWDRMKRQRQLQEAILAQFTPQTVLTRFNEIAAAGTALVKTDLPQDKLPEFFDLVVKAKEQPVTSIELTPESGIDDRDPDYEYIRQMIQETLHPPTPTPEPSS, from the coding sequence GTGACCATCGCCGCCCCTCGGGCCGGCTTCGCCGCACGTCCGATCATCGAGACGCGGCCGATGCGGAATCCCGATCTGAGCGATTCCGGCTTCATGGCGCGCCGAGGGTGGTGGCTGGTCGTCCTGAACGTGCTCGTCCCCGGATCGGCGCAGGTGCTCGCGGGAAACCGGCGACTCGGTCGGTTCGCCCTCGGTGCCACGCTGATCGGCTGGCTCCTGGTGATCATCGCGGTCGGTCTCGCGCTGTTCGCCAGGCCGACGTTCCTGTGGCTCACGGTCGGTGCGGGGTGGGTGTCCACCATCCTGCTCACCCTCGTGCAGGCGGCACTGGTGGGCTATCTGGTGCTGTGGATCGTCCTGACGATCGACACGCTGCGCCTGGTCCGGCTGGTGAAGGTGTCGACCGTCTCGCGCTTCGGCATCCCCATCGCGATGCTCGTCATCCTCGGCCTCGTCAGCTCTGGTACCGCGTACGCGGCGACCGTCGTCGGATCCAGCCGCGACACACTCGGATCGATCTTCACGATGAGCGGACCGAGCCTGCCGCCGAGCGACGGCTACTACAACATCCTGCTGCTCGGTGCCGACAGCGGAGAGGGCCGCGACTCGATGCGCTACGACAGCATCTCGGTCGTCTCGGTCAATGCGGACTCCGGTGCGGTGACGATCACCGGCATCCCGCGCGACATGCCCGGCTTCCCGTTCGCCGAGGGGCCGATGCGCGACAAGTACCCGGACGGGCACGAGAGCCACGACGATGAGACGTGCGGGTGGGGCAGCGGTATCAACCAGTTGCGCACCGAGGTCGAGGTCTGCGGCGACGGGGCCCAGCTGTATCCGGATGCCGAGGCGAACGGCTCCGAGCCGGGAATCGAAGCCACCAAGGACGCAGCCGAGGGGATCCTCGGCATCGAGATCCCGTACTACGTGTTCATCGACATGAACGGCTTCGCCAACCTGATCGACGCGCTCGGTGGCGTCAAGGTCACCGTGGATCAGCGGCTGCCGAAGGGCGGCGGTCCCTCGTACACCGGTGAGCCGGCCGAGGATTGGGCGATCGGCTGGATCGAACCGGGCGAGCAGACGATGAACGGCGACACCGCGCAGTGGTACGCCCGGTCGCGGTACACCACGAACGACTGGGACCGCATGAAGCGCCAGCGCCAGTTGCAGGAGGCGATCCTCGCGCAGTTCACGCCGCAGACCGTGCTCACCAGGTTCAACGAGATCGCAGCGGCCGGCACCGCGCTCGTGAAGACCGATCTGCCGCAGGATAAGCTGCCCGAGTTCTTCGACCTGGTCGTCAAGGCGAAGGAGCAGCCGGTCACGTCGATCGAGCTCACGCCCGAGAGCGGAATCGACGATCGGGATCCGGATTACGAGTACATCCGTCAGATGATCCAGGAGACGCTGCACCCGCCGACCCCGACGCCCGAGCCGTCCTCCTGA
- a CDS encoding CDP-glycerol glycerophosphotransferase family protein yields the protein MASFSFGTGNAAKLLRIPLYAAGRIASLLIPRGSRWVFGCGAGIGDGALALWRVASDAGHDTVWLTSSAREDRDAAALGIRTVRKQSLAGWWATARAGVVVITHGFGDVNRYGGAGAFTVQLWHGIPLKRIGLDSPATTQVPPVPGAAVLRRLIRYLYRSSAQRIDVLPAASDRARGRLESAFGLGDDRVVVTGEPRVDVLSTGTVAERRAAASAILGSAGVDIPVGARAILYAPTWRDGAPDPAVPTAAEWVRIIALLERRGAVLLVRSHPMGEGAYAPPLPTERVRMLGAATLADATGALPAIDVLVTDYSSLAYDVGLLAMPVVHLAPDTAEYARSRGFYGRLDEVTGGDEATDWDDVLAQLDALLADEDAYAARASRSAALSARMHAHRDGHNTDRVYRAIRARGVRAPGRAATEGEHP from the coding sequence GTGGCGTCCTTCTCTTTCGGCACCGGCAATGCGGCGAAGCTCCTGCGCATCCCGCTGTATGCCGCGGGACGCATCGCCTCCCTTCTGATTCCTCGCGGATCGCGCTGGGTCTTCGGCTGCGGTGCCGGAATCGGCGACGGAGCGCTCGCCCTCTGGCGGGTGGCGTCGGATGCCGGCCACGACACGGTCTGGCTCACCTCATCCGCCCGCGAGGACCGCGACGCAGCAGCCCTCGGCATCCGCACCGTTCGCAAGCAGAGCCTCGCCGGATGGTGGGCCACGGCCAGAGCCGGCGTCGTCGTGATCACCCACGGCTTCGGCGACGTCAACCGCTACGGCGGAGCCGGCGCGTTCACGGTGCAGCTGTGGCACGGCATCCCGCTCAAGCGCATCGGGCTCGACTCGCCGGCCACCACGCAGGTGCCGCCCGTCCCCGGAGCCGCGGTGCTGCGCAGACTCATCCGGTACCTCTACCGTTCGTCCGCGCAGCGGATCGACGTCCTCCCCGCGGCATCGGATCGCGCCAGGGGCCGCCTCGAGTCGGCGTTCGGACTCGGCGACGACCGCGTCGTCGTCACCGGCGAGCCCAGGGTCGACGTGCTCTCGACCGGAACGGTCGCCGAGCGCCGCGCCGCGGCATCCGCAATCCTCGGCTCCGCCGGCGTCGACATCCCCGTCGGTGCCAGAGCGATCCTCTACGCGCCGACCTGGCGCGACGGCGCGCCGGATCCCGCCGTTCCGACCGCCGCGGAGTGGGTGCGCATCATCGCCCTGCTCGAACGTCGCGGCGCCGTGCTGCTGGTGCGCTCGCATCCGATGGGCGAGGGCGCCTACGCGCCCCCGTTGCCGACCGAGCGCGTCCGGATGCTGGGGGCGGCGACGCTCGCCGACGCAACGGGCGCGCTGCCTGCGATCGACGTGCTCGTGACCGATTACTCATCCCTGGCGTACGACGTGGGCCTGCTGGCCATGCCTGTCGTCCATCTGGCACCGGATACCGCCGAGTATGCGCGCAGCCGCGGGTTCTACGGCCGTCTGGACGAGGTCACCGGCGGCGACGAGGCCACGGACTGGGACGATGTGCTCGCCCAGCTGGATGCTCTGCTCGCCGACGAGGACGCCTACGCCGCCCGCGCGAGCCGATCGGCGGCGCTCAGCGCCCGCATGCACGCCCACCGCGACGGGCACAACACCGACCGGGTCTACCGGGCGATCCGCGCCAGGGGAGTGCGGGCACCAGGACGGGCCGCGACAGAGGGAGAGCATCCATGA
- a CDS encoding PH domain-containing protein translates to MTQPVTLGGRPMMPPPGALSEELLIARFRGHARRLAWSAVLLIAVFGATAYFYDNLPAGFENWMLLSAAGGVLLLGVVIPYVVWLSRTYVITTRRVIVKSGLGSRHRREMTHVRGYTIAVRRGILQRMWGAGTITLSNGVDTSLRLADVPTVTLVHETLVDQIEVNQILAHRDAQSASDTGPSV, encoded by the coding sequence ATGACGCAGCCAGTGACGCTCGGCGGTCGGCCCATGATGCCGCCGCCAGGGGCGCTCAGCGAGGAGCTGCTCATCGCGCGCTTCCGGGGTCATGCCAGGCGGCTCGCCTGGTCGGCGGTGCTGCTGATCGCGGTCTTCGGGGCGACGGCGTACTTCTACGACAACCTGCCGGCAGGTTTCGAGAACTGGATGCTGCTGTCGGCCGCCGGCGGCGTGCTCCTGCTCGGTGTCGTGATCCCGTATGTCGTCTGGCTCTCCCGGACGTACGTGATCACCACCCGCCGCGTGATCGTGAAGTCCGGGCTCGGGTCGCGCCACCGCCGGGAGATGACGCATGTGCGGGGTTATACGATCGCGGTGCGCCGCGGCATCCTGCAGCGGATGTGGGGAGCGGGGACGATCACACTGTCCAACGGCGTCGATACCTCGCTGCGCCTGGCGGATGTGCCGACCGTCACGCTGGTGCACGAGACACTGGTCGATCAGATCGAGGTGAACCAGATCCTCGCGCATCGTGACGCGCAGTCCGCATCCGACACCGGCCCGTCGGTCTGA
- a CDS encoding biotin--[acetyl-CoA-carboxylase] ligase codes for MATEGERSGATDDYPRTAAVAARLVVVAQSPSTNAQLRGQMADAAHLTVLLTTHQTAGRGRLDRTWTTPAGSALAISVLLRDLPAADSYGWIPLAAGMAMADAVAAQLPDHEVGVKWPNDVLVDGRKICGILAEGADGAVIVGAGVNTAMTSEQLPVETATSFAALGAVADFDRIAADFVVGLDQALVNLVAAGDADSAGLRVAMEARCLSLGRPVEVSLPDGSVLRGTAVGLAADGRLIVDSDGERRAVAAGDVVHARLSGDRPSH; via the coding sequence ATGGCGACCGAGGGTGAGCGCTCCGGGGCGACCGACGACTACCCGCGAACCGCCGCGGTCGCCGCACGGCTGGTCGTCGTGGCGCAGTCGCCCTCGACGAACGCTCAGCTGCGCGGGCAGATGGCGGATGCCGCGCACCTGACGGTCCTTCTCACGACCCACCAGACGGCCGGTCGCGGCCGCTTGGATCGCACCTGGACCACGCCTGCCGGCTCGGCGCTCGCGATCTCGGTGCTCCTGCGCGACCTTCCCGCCGCCGACTCGTACGGCTGGATCCCGCTGGCGGCTGGTATGGCGATGGCGGATGCCGTGGCCGCCCAGCTCCCGGATCACGAGGTCGGGGTGAAGTGGCCCAACGACGTGCTCGTCGACGGCCGCAAGATCTGCGGCATCCTCGCGGAGGGCGCGGACGGCGCGGTCATCGTCGGCGCCGGAGTGAACACCGCCATGACGTCCGAGCAGCTGCCGGTCGAGACGGCGACGTCCTTCGCCGCGCTCGGCGCGGTCGCCGACTTCGACCGGATCGCTGCCGATTTCGTCGTCGGTCTCGATCAGGCTCTGGTGAACCTGGTCGCCGCAGGGGATGCCGACTCCGCGGGGCTGCGCGTCGCGATGGAGGCGCGCTGCCTGAGCCTCGGCCGTCCTGTCGAGGTGTCGCTGCCGGACGGGAGCGTCCTGCGCGGCACCGCCGTCGGTCTCGCCGCCGATGGCCGGCTCATCGTCGACTCCGACGGCGAACGGCGAGCCGTCGCCGCCGGTGACGTCGTGCACGCGCGTCTCTCGGGAGATCGCCCCTCGCACTGA
- a CDS encoding glycosyltransferase family 2 protein gives MPVLNERNYLQHAVESVLSQQVAGEAELVLALGPSTDGTTELARELAAADDRIRLVDNPDADIPVGLNAAIRAGRYDTIVRVDAHSELSPGYAARALETLERTGAANVGGVMHADGRTPFQKAAAWAYNSPIGLGGGAYHGGAREGEAESAYLGVMRRSVLDEVGLFDETIRRGEDWELNLRIRQAGHLVWFDPALSVTYWPRESWLRLARQFRATGAWRGELVRRYGRRNGLRYFAPPALLANLIAAVLVGVLQLTGVISGIPSLIASLVYLPLVAYAILVIAMALTPGRTFRERLWTLAVLPTMHLAWGWGFLGGVLRGARDTVDASRLGTRNTPLP, from the coding sequence ATGCCCGTGCTGAACGAGCGCAACTACCTTCAGCACGCGGTGGAGTCCGTCCTGTCGCAGCAGGTCGCCGGCGAGGCGGAGCTCGTCCTCGCCCTCGGCCCTTCGACCGACGGGACGACCGAACTCGCCAGGGAGCTGGCCGCCGCCGACGATCGCATCCGTCTCGTGGACAACCCGGATGCCGACATCCCCGTCGGGCTCAACGCGGCGATCCGGGCCGGCCGCTACGACACGATCGTCCGGGTGGACGCGCACTCCGAGCTCTCGCCGGGCTACGCCGCCCGCGCGCTGGAGACGCTCGAGCGCACCGGAGCCGCCAACGTCGGCGGCGTCATGCACGCCGACGGACGCACCCCCTTCCAGAAGGCCGCCGCCTGGGCGTACAACTCCCCGATCGGCCTGGGCGGTGGCGCCTATCACGGCGGCGCCCGCGAGGGAGAGGCCGAATCGGCGTACCTCGGCGTGATGCGGCGCAGCGTGCTCGACGAGGTCGGTCTGTTCGACGAGACCATCCGGCGCGGCGAGGACTGGGAGCTCAACCTGCGGATCCGCCAGGCCGGCCACCTGGTCTGGTTCGATCCAGCACTGTCCGTCACGTACTGGCCGCGTGAGAGCTGGCTGCGACTGGCCAGGCAGTTCCGGGCGACCGGCGCCTGGCGCGGCGAGCTCGTTCGGCGGTACGGCCGGCGAAACGGGCTGCGCTACTTCGCACCCCCTGCACTGCTGGCGAACCTCATCGCCGCCGTGCTCGTCGGCGTGCTCCAGCTCACCGGCGTGATCTCCGGCATCCCGTCCCTGATCGCCTCTCTCGTCTACCTGCCGCTGGTCGCCTACGCGATCCTGGTGATCGCGATGGCGCTGACGCCGGGGCGCACCTTCCGCGAACGCCTGTGGACGCTGGCGGTGCTGCCGACGATGCACCTGGCCTGGGGCTGGGGGTTCCTGGGTGGAGTGCTGCGCGGCGCCAGGGACACCGTGGATGCCTCCCGGCTGGGCACGCGCAACACCCCGCTGCCGTAA
- a CDS encoding CDP-glycerol glycerophosphotransferase family protein, with protein MRLVSDGKKAYRLLRRALASRSAVQRVRRRLSALPPHPRDHYRIAVYFADGAVNMYQMRQWYRPLAELSKLWPVVVLSRSATGAEKLLDEDAPPVAFVPKVRDLERFIAEQDIRVVLYVNQNTRNFQMFRYGRRWHVFINHGESDKMYMTTNQYKAYDYALVAGQAARDRLSRTLWDYDIDRRTIEIGRPQADHYSGTLPYTPDDRTVVLYAPTWEGDRPSAHYGSIATHGETLVKKLLATRAHRVIYRPHPRSGVVDDEYGAAHRRILSAIETANAADSGAHHIYDDGPELGWQLASADVAIVDISAMVYDRLAAGKPLLITRPADERASVDTRGYLSDCEWLTVDGSYDIVAEVERVRVDEAATTKLHMWVQHYFGDTTPGVATAKFHAAIERLMGQWDHWRAAEVGAVPGDEDDDDEEAKDGED; from the coding sequence GTGAGACTCGTGTCCGATGGAAAGAAGGCGTACCGGCTGCTCCGGCGCGCGCTGGCCTCGCGATCCGCTGTGCAGCGGGTGCGTCGCCGGCTGTCCGCGTTGCCGCCGCACCCGCGCGATCACTACCGGATCGCCGTGTACTTCGCCGACGGCGCGGTCAACATGTACCAGATGCGGCAGTGGTACCGCCCGCTCGCCGAGCTGTCGAAGCTGTGGCCCGTGGTCGTGCTCTCGCGCAGCGCCACCGGTGCGGAGAAGCTCCTCGACGAGGACGCTCCGCCGGTCGCGTTCGTCCCGAAGGTGCGCGACCTCGAGCGCTTCATCGCCGAGCAGGACATCCGCGTCGTGCTGTACGTGAACCAGAACACCCGCAACTTCCAGATGTTCCGCTACGGGCGGCGCTGGCACGTGTTCATCAACCACGGCGAGTCCGACAAGATGTACATGACCACGAACCAGTACAAGGCGTACGACTACGCCCTGGTGGCGGGTCAGGCGGCCAGGGATCGGCTCTCGCGCACGCTGTGGGACTACGACATCGACCGCCGCACCATCGAGATCGGTCGTCCGCAGGCCGATCACTACTCCGGGACGCTGCCGTACACGCCGGATGATCGCACGGTCGTGCTGTACGCGCCGACGTGGGAGGGCGACCGCCCGAGCGCGCACTACGGGTCGATCGCGACCCACGGCGAGACGCTCGTGAAGAAGCTCCTCGCCACCCGCGCCCACCGCGTGATCTACCGCCCGCATCCCCGCAGCGGCGTGGTCGACGACGAGTACGGGGCGGCGCACCGCCGCATCCTGTCCGCGATCGAGACCGCGAACGCCGCCGACTCCGGCGCGCACCACATCTACGACGACGGGCCGGAGCTGGGCTGGCAGCTCGCCTCCGCCGACGTCGCGATCGTCGACATCTCCGCCATGGTCTACGACAGGCTCGCGGCGGGCAAGCCGCTGCTGATCACACGTCCGGCCGACGAGCGCGCGTCCGTCGACACGCGAGGCTACCTCTCCGACTGCGAGTGGCTCACCGTCGACGGATCGTACGACATCGTCGCCGAGGTCGAGCGCGTCCGCGTCGATGAGGCGGCGACCACGAAGCTGCACATGTGGGTCCAGCACTACTTCGGCGACACGACGCCCGGCGTCGCGACCGCGAAGTTCCACGCGGCGATCGAACGCCTGATGGGGCAGTGGGACCACTGGCGCGCCGCGGAGGTCGGGGCGGTGCCCGGGGACGAGGACGACGACGACGAGGAAGCCAAGGACGGCGAGGACTGA
- the purE gene encoding 5-(carboxyamino)imidazole ribonucleotide mutase — translation MGSDSDWRIMSDASQALTDFGIAHEVEVVSAHRTPDKLVQYARDARGRGIKVIIAGAGGAAHLPGMLASMTPLPVVGVPVPLAYLDGMDSLLSIVQMPAGIPVATVSIGGARNAGILAARIIGAADAEVADRIEEYARTLEGQVAEKNQRLKDSL, via the coding sequence ATGGGTTCCGACTCCGACTGGCGCATCATGAGCGACGCCTCGCAGGCGCTGACCGACTTCGGGATCGCGCACGAGGTCGAGGTCGTCTCGGCTCACCGCACACCGGACAAGCTGGTCCAGTACGCCCGCGACGCCAGGGGGCGCGGCATCAAGGTGATCATCGCCGGCGCAGGCGGTGCAGCGCATCTGCCCGGCATGCTCGCGTCGATGACGCCGCTGCCCGTCGTCGGCGTCCCGGTTCCGCTGGCCTACCTGGACGGCATGGACTCGCTGCTCTCGATCGTGCAGATGCCGGCGGGCATCCCTGTCGCGACGGTCTCGATCGGCGGGGCGCGCAACGCCGGCATCCTGGCGGCCCGGATCATCGGAGCAGCGGATGCCGAGGTCGCCGATCGCATCGAGGAGTACGCCCGCACGCTCGAGGGGCAGGTAGCGGAGAAGAATCAGCGGCTGAAGGACTCGCTGTGA
- a CDS encoding 5-(carboxyamino)imidazole ribonucleotide synthase has product MALRVGVIGGGQLARMMIAPAVELGLELRVLAEDEGMSAQLAATAVGDYRDLDTVRSFAADVDVITFDHEHVPQEVLRALVDDGVAVHPGPDALRYAQDKLDMRARLAELGVPQPDWASVSTPAELQAFIDDHGGRAVVKTPRGGYDGKGVRVVSDAAEAADWFDALDGGALLVEELVSFVRELAQQVARRPSGETVAYPVVETVQRDGVCAEVFAPAPGTTPRLVQVAEGIGRSIAEGLGVTGMLAVELFETDDERILVNELAMRPHNSGHWSQDGSVTSQFEQHLRAVADLPLGETTPRAPWSVMINILGGPQEGSLDARFADAMADQPAAKIHTYGKAPRPGRKVGHVNATGDDLDDVVFIARAAADHFR; this is encoded by the coding sequence ATGGCGTTGCGTGTGGGTGTGATCGGCGGCGGCCAGCTGGCCCGGATGATGATCGCCCCCGCGGTCGAGCTGGGGCTCGAACTGCGGGTGCTGGCGGAGGATGAGGGGATGTCGGCGCAGCTGGCGGCCACCGCGGTCGGTGACTACCGCGATCTCGACACGGTCCGCAGCTTCGCGGCGGACGTCGACGTCATCACCTTCGATCACGAGCACGTCCCGCAGGAGGTACTGCGCGCGCTGGTCGACGACGGCGTGGCCGTCCACCCGGGGCCGGATGCGCTGCGGTACGCGCAGGACAAGCTGGATATGCGCGCCCGGCTCGCCGAGCTCGGTGTGCCGCAGCCCGACTGGGCGTCGGTCTCCACACCGGCGGAGTTGCAGGCCTTCATCGACGACCACGGTGGTCGGGCTGTCGTGAAGACACCGCGCGGCGGGTACGACGGCAAAGGCGTGCGCGTCGTGTCGGATGCCGCAGAGGCCGCCGACTGGTTCGATGCGCTCGACGGCGGCGCGCTGCTGGTCGAGGAGCTGGTGTCCTTCGTCCGCGAGCTCGCGCAGCAGGTCGCGCGGCGACCCAGCGGGGAGACGGTCGCGTATCCGGTCGTGGAGACGGTGCAGCGCGACGGCGTCTGCGCGGAGGTCTTCGCCCCCGCGCCCGGCACGACCCCGCGCCTGGTCCAGGTGGCCGAGGGCATCGGCCGCAGCATCGCCGAGGGGCTCGGCGTCACGGGCATGCTCGCGGTCGAGCTGTTCGAGACGGATGACGAGCGCATTCTCGTGAACGAGCTCGCGATGCGTCCGCACAACAGCGGCCACTGGAGCCAGGACGGTTCGGTCACGTCGCAGTTCGAGCAGCACCTCCGCGCGGTGGCCGACCTGCCGCTGGGGGAGACGACGCCGCGGGCGCCGTGGTCGGTGATGATCAACATCCTCGGCGGGCCGCAGGAGGGCTCGCTGGATGCCCGGTTCGCGGACGCCATGGCCGATCAGCCGGCGGCGAAGATCCACACCTACGGCAAGGCGCCTCGACCCGGACGCAAGGTGGGTCACGTCAACGCGACGGGGGATGATCTCGACGATGTCGTGTTCATCGCCAGGGCGGCGGCGGATCACTTCCGTTGA
- a CDS encoding CDP-glycerol glycerophosphotransferase family protein, protein MTTAEIDEVRCALIVTGDGARPVSAVLEGARARVTAEPTDEAGRWSAVFPLHLARFGGPELPLPSGVYALRIDGIDLTGASVERRVLAGLGIAVAGAMVTIDPPLDAVHLSPEGQRTLEERYAAQPGGTENAVFFESFYGQSAGCNPRAIDRELAARAPGITRYWSVTDLSVAVPDGAIAVVEGSPEWWRARASARLLVVNDWLRRRFVRKSGQRVLQTWHGTPLKRLALHRPGFDPRRMAAVVKESRRWDILLAQNRYAERILAKAYAFFGKPIWVEGYPRNDVLVTGDAAARRAALGIRPDERVLLYAPTWRDDRTEIVDFVDPEQLARDADAVVLVRGHSRTLKPGRDQDGARVIDVTGYPQTAELLLIADELITDYSSVMFDFSVTGKPMHFLVPDLDHYRGRLRGFYFDLAARAPGPLLRTQDELVSSLADPSRTERFAERYAAWRRQFNARDDGHAAERVVSRILDLGLVDA, encoded by the coding sequence ATGACCACCGCCGAGATCGATGAGGTGCGCTGCGCGCTCATCGTCACGGGCGACGGCGCACGACCCGTCTCCGCTGTCCTGGAGGGCGCCCGCGCGCGCGTCACTGCCGAGCCGACCGACGAGGCGGGGCGCTGGAGCGCGGTCTTCCCGCTGCACCTCGCCCGTTTCGGCGGCCCCGAGCTCCCGCTGCCGTCCGGCGTGTATGCGCTGCGGATCGACGGCATCGACCTGACCGGCGCGTCGGTGGAGCGCCGTGTGCTGGCCGGCCTCGGCATCGCCGTGGCAGGCGCGATGGTCACGATCGACCCGCCTCTGGACGCCGTGCACCTCTCGCCCGAGGGGCAGCGGACGCTCGAGGAGCGCTATGCGGCGCAGCCGGGCGGCACCGAGAACGCCGTGTTCTTCGAGAGCTTCTACGGACAGAGCGCCGGCTGCAACCCGCGGGCGATCGATCGCGAACTGGCCGCTCGGGCACCGGGCATCACCCGCTATTGGAGCGTGACCGATCTGTCCGTCGCGGTCCCGGACGGGGCGATCGCGGTCGTCGAGGGGAGTCCGGAGTGGTGGCGGGCGCGGGCATCGGCACGCCTGCTCGTGGTCAACGACTGGCTGCGGCGGCGCTTCGTCCGCAAGAGCGGTCAGCGCGTGCTGCAGACGTGGCACGGCACGCCGCTCAAGCGGCTCGCGCTGCACCGGCCGGGTTTTGATCCTCGCCGGATGGCCGCCGTCGTCAAGGAGTCCAGACGCTGGGACATCCTGCTCGCGCAGAACCGGTACGCGGAGCGCATCCTCGCCAAGGCGTACGCGTTCTTCGGCAAACCGATCTGGGTCGAGGGGTATCCGCGCAACGACGTGCTCGTGACCGGCGATGCCGCCGCGCGGCGCGCCGCCCTCGGCATCCGACCGGACGAACGGGTGCTGCTGTACGCCCCGACCTGGCGCGACGACCGCACCGAGATCGTCGATTTCGTCGACCCGGAGCAGCTGGCGCGCGACGCGGACGCGGTCGTGCTCGTCCGCGGGCACTCCCGTACGCTCAAGCCCGGTCGAGACCAGGACGGCGCACGGGTGATCGACGTCACCGGCTATCCGCAGACCGCCGAACTGCTGCTGATCGCGGACGAGCTGATCACCGACTACTCGTCCGTGATGTTCGATTTCAGCGTGACGGGAAAGCCCATGCACTTCCTGGTGCCCGACCTGGATCATTACCGGGGTCGCCTTCGCGGCTTCTACTTCGATCTCGCCGCTCGGGCACCTGGTCCGCTGCTGCGTACGCAGGACGAGCTCGTCTCCTCGCTCGCCGATCCTTCCCGAACCGAGCGGTTCGCCGAGCGCTACGCCGCGTGGCGCCGCCAGTTCAATGCCCGCGATGACGGGCATGCGGCCGAGCGCGTGGTGTCGCGCATCCTCGACCTCGGCCTCGTGGACGCCTGA